In Vibrio alginolyticus NBRC 15630 = ATCC 17749, one genomic interval encodes:
- a CDS encoding tandem-95 repeat protein — MPVPQDQQFSVEEDGTLIFTDADLLTGATDIEGDNLTVEGVSYDGGDGILTDNGNGTYTFAPNENFNGDVNFSFDVSDGTDTVSANIDVNVTPVDDAPVSGNLAYSVDEDGSIRLSQEQLLSQASDVEGDALTASNLSVDGNATVTQNDDGSFTITPDADFNGDIDISFDISDGTNTVQATADLTVNPINDLPVPQDQQFSVEEDGTLQFTDADLLAGATDIEGDDLSVTGISYEGTDGVLTDNGDGTYSFAPNENFNGDVNFSFDVSDGTDTVSANVDVSVTPVNDPPVAGSTSYTVHEDNSITISDAQLLANSSDLEGDVSIDSVSYSGSDGVLQINGDGTYTFSPNENFNGEVTLDVVVADEEGATDVTTAGITVMEVNDPPVAGPTSYTIDEDSVLTFSESQVLLNASDVEGDVELVGISYDGPDGIFTVNDDGTCSFAPNENFNGQVQLDVTIRDEDGAEVDTVINVNVLPINDAPVSGDLAYSVDEDGAITLSQEQLLSQASDIEGDDLTASDLTVDGNATVTANDDGSFTITPDADFNGDIDIQFNITDGTDTIQATADLTVNPVNDLPVPQDQQFSVEEDGTLQFTDADLLAGATDIDGDNLTVDGISYTGSDGVLTDHGDGTYTFAPNENFNGDVSFSFGVSDGTETVPANVDVSVTPVNDPPVAGSTSYTVDEDNAITISDEQLLANSSDVEGAVSIDSVTYSGTDGVFQDNGDGTYTFMPNENFSGDISLDVIVADEQGAIDETTAGITVIEVNDPPVAGPTSYTVDEDSVLTFSESQILANASDIEGDVELVGISYEGSDGIFTINGDGTCSFAPNENFNGQVQLDVTIQDENGATVDTHINVDVLPINDPPVSGDLAYTINEDSSITLSQDQLLAKAGDIDSENLEAINLSTDDNATIQYNDDGSYTITPDENYNGDLDLTFDIIDNDGGSVQVGLDITVNPVNDLPQAQDQQFTVEEDGTLLFTDADLLEGASDIDGDDLSIENVLYTGADGVLTDNGDGTYSFAPNENFNGDVQFTFDVSDGTGSTPAFIDVSVTPVNDPPVAGSTSYTVQEDGQITISDEQLLANSSDVEGDVALANVSYSGNDGSFVDNGDGTYTFTPNENFDGNISLDVTVIDQDGATDTTTAGIDVIAVNDAPETSGIQAEVDEDNAITITQEQLLANATDIEGDDLVASNLQTNDPDATIVANDDGSFTITHTENFNGELDFTYNISDGENDVLTTLDLTVNPVNDAPEAGDEIFIQAEEDQTVGVSLREEPALRLDQAPENGIIEANLNDEWVQLEVGQEVPADTEVRFIPNDDALANGTHTSKIGTFDDNASLDDWGTAVDPYTREFVDGDLKVTVQSNDDPLGAWNGKTHIGHGIGDTDRQGLSGDEKLTVTVEGQDINEISFHLDGLGGWFMEESRHFTEVEIRAFNSDGDLIDSMTYHKEDRGSYETDYTLTVNEPVSYFELGTIQGNGTYVVQNMTVSQTCHDEAVFTSIGVDGTEITETVELNIREGDSEIELTADLPNVTIDTEGSTQFASVVITEEQLLAQASDIDSDVLDIQNLELVGDNAEHATLTDNGDGTWTVTPDENFYGEIELGYQVTDGELTDDNIININFEAVNDAPIVSGPIVLSTDEDVGITFSADDLLANASDVEGDALSISDISYSGDNGELVDNGDGTYTFMPNENFNGEVDIDYKVFDGTDEVDTHLDLTVIPVNDVPVPGAPLHTQMLENGTIIIEAKDLLSGATDVDGDILHIENLLLVDQSQGTLTDNGDNTFTFEPTSNFYGEVNLTFDISDGQASAPSTAKIDVEIVNEGPEVSGPVDAVVDEDGSITITQEDLLANATDVDGDNLEAVNLSTNDPNATIVENADGSFTITPSENFFGEIEFTYDVTDAIETVAADLNLTVNPVNDLPDVPDLSFTTEDGEAITITEAELLAQATDIEGDDLSVVNVTSLSDTVQVTDNGDGTYTLTPEQGFFGNVDLTFDVSDGTDVVAANIDLKVEFVNDAPEAAPIVADVDEDGSILVTQEMLLENASDQDGDDLYATALETNDPNASIVDNGDGTFTVTPSQNFNGDIEFTYEVSDGELSVANEMTLTVNPVNDIPIVAPGMYQIEEDGSILFTQEDLLSGAIDIDGDDLTVTSINYSGDEGTVTDNGDGTFSFVPEEHFSGDLQFSFTVSDGTDEVEQDINVHIEAVADAPDLVITDGDGRNVDDQAILVEPGGIVEVNIAAALVDQDLSETLTVTVDGVPEGSVISYDNEGVLNDQDNGITSFNDTEITVTFEGETAGYQNAAGYYKVDEDGNITGVEVVYENASQVGGGGDLIPGQDQFSFQISEGESFNLFLIPNGHNFNDFASMQDGQYEFRAADGSPANMDTVDPQLVFVGADGSETVIQSQFGDAVFHGGTSSELNQDGIEHTRTTVNEDGELVYGFEDLYGGGDADYSDFNFTIDVGEVNSQIYSGEVTVGPDGSVTLPTTAIEQELQIQLPEDFNQQLEINVTATATELSNNDSETVSQTIYVNATGAHIEHTPEALPVSAVVEEDGSILITQEDLLANARDLDGDQLTALNLATDDENITITDNGDGTYTLTPDADFNGDITFTFDVSDGDDVVSTNLELLVSPVNDAPEPQDQAFTIGEDGVLTFTDADLLTGATDIEGDDLSVEGVTYTGADGVLTDNGDGTYSFAPNENFNGDVNFTFDVSDGTDTVTANIDVSVTPENDPPVAGSTAYTVHEDNSITISNEQLLANSSDIEGEVAIDSVSYSGNDGVLEINGDGTYTFSPNENFSGEVSLDVVVVDEEGATDSTTAGITVIEVNDPPIAGPTTYTIDEDQVLTFSESQVLLNASDVEGDVELVGISYDGPDGIFSVNGDGTCSFAPNENFNGQVQLDVTIRDEDGAEVDTYITVDVLPINDAPVSGNLAYSVDEDNSITLSQEQLLAQASDVEGDALTASNLVVDGDATVTANDDGSFTITPDANFNGDIDITFDINDGSDTIVATADLTVNPVNDLPQPEDQAFTIGEDGVLTFTDQDLLDGATDIDGDDLSVEGVTYTGADGVLTDNGDGTYSFAPNENFNGDVNFTFDVSDGTDTVTANIDVSVTPENDPPVAGSTSYTVHEDNSITISDEQLLANSSDIEGDVSIDSVSYSGTDGVFQDNGDGTYTFSPNENFNGEVSLDVVVVDEDGATDSTTAGITVLEVNDPPIAGATSYSVNEDEVITISSEQLLANASDVEGEVAIDSVSYNGSDGIFTDNGDGTFSFAPNANFDGDVSLDVVVVDEDGATAATNANIDVLPINDAPVSGNLAYSVDEDNSITLSQEQLLAQASDVEGDALTASNLVVDGDATVTANDDGSFTITPDANFNGDIDITFDINDGSDTIVATADLTVNPVNDLPQPEDQAFTIGEDGVLLFTDEDLLDGATDIDGDNLSVEGVTYTGADGVLTDNGDGTYSFAPNENFNGDVNFTFDVSDGTDTVTANIDVSVTPENDPPVAGSTSYTVHEDNSITISNEQLLANSSDVEGEVAIDSVSYSGADGVFQDNGDGTYTFSPNENFNGEVSLDVVVVDEDGATDSTTAGITVLEVNDPPIAGATSYSVNEDEVITISSEQLLANCF; from the coding sequence TTGCCGGTTCCTCAAGACCAGCAGTTCAGCGTGGAAGAAGATGGCACGCTGATCTTTACGGACGCTGACCTGCTTACTGGTGCTACTGATATTGAAGGCGATAACCTCACCGTTGAAGGTGTGAGCTACGACGGTGGCGATGGCATCCTGACCGACAACGGTAATGGGACTTACACTTTTGCGCCAAATGAAAACTTCAATGGTGATGTGAACTTCAGCTTTGATGTGTCCGACGGTACGGATACGGTTTCTGCTAACATTGATGTTAACGTTACGCCAGTTGATGATGCGCCAGTATCTGGCAATCTTGCTTACTCAGTGGATGAAGATGGCTCGATTCGTTTGAGCCAAGAACAGTTGTTGTCGCAAGCTTCCGATGTGGAAGGCGATGCACTGACGGCATCTAATCTTTCGGTAGATGGCAACGCGACGGTGACTCAAAACGACGATGGTAGCTTCACCATCACGCCGGACGCAGATTTCAATGGTGATATCGATATCAGCTTCGATATCTCAGATGGCACGAATACCGTTCAAGCAACCGCTGACCTAACCGTTAATCCAATCAACGATCTGCCTGTTCCTCAAGATCAACAATTCAGTGTGGAAGAGGACGGCACTCTTCAATTTACTGATGCAGATCTGCTTGCAGGTGCTACCGACATTGAAGGCGATGACCTTTCTGTAACGGGAATCAGCTATGAAGGCACCGACGGCGTTCTAACTGACAATGGAGATGGCACATATAGCTTTGCGCCAAATGAGAACTTCAATGGCGATGTGAACTTCAGCTTCGACGTATCTGATGGCACAGATACAGTTTCAGCGAATGTAGATGTGAGCGTTACGCCGGTGAATGATCCTCCGGTGGCTGGTTCAACGTCTTACACGGTTCACGAAGATAACTCTATTACCATTTCTGACGCGCAACTGTTGGCAAACTCTTCGGATTTAGAAGGGGATGTCTCGATTGATAGCGTGAGCTACTCTGGCAGCGATGGTGTGTTGCAAATCAATGGTGACGGTACGTACACCTTCTCTCCAAATGAAAACTTTAATGGTGAAGTGACGCTTGATGTTGTCGTCGCTGATGAAGAAGGCGCAACGGATGTCACCACTGCCGGCATTACAGTAATGGAAGTGAACGATCCACCAGTCGCAGGACCAACTTCTTACACCATTGATGAAGATTCTGTTCTGACCTTTAGTGAGTCGCAAGTGCTGTTGAATGCCTCTGATGTGGAAGGCGACGTAGAGCTTGTTGGCATTAGTTACGATGGTCCGGATGGCATTTTCACCGTTAACGATGATGGCACGTGCAGCTTCGCGCCAAACGAGAACTTTAACGGACAAGTTCAACTTGATGTGACCATTCGAGATGAAGATGGAGCAGAAGTTGATACCGTCATCAATGTGAATGTATTGCCAATCAATGATGCGCCAGTATCGGGTGATTTGGCTTATAGCGTTGATGAAGACGGTGCGATTACACTCAGCCAAGAGCAGCTTCTTTCTCAAGCGTCTGATATTGAGGGCGATGATCTGACTGCTAGCGATTTGACTGTCGATGGAAACGCAACCGTTACAGCGAACGATGATGGCAGCTTCACGATTACACCAGATGCGGACTTTAATGGTGACATTGATATCCAATTCAACATTACGGACGGCACAGACACTATCCAAGCAACGGCGGATCTAACGGTTAATCCGGTTAACGATCTTCCTGTTCCTCAAGACCAGCAGTTCAGTGTTGAAGAAGATGGCACGCTTCAGTTTACCGATGCAGACTTGCTTGCTGGCGCGACCGATATCGATGGCGATAACTTAACGGTTGATGGCATTAGCTACACAGGCAGCGATGGTGTGCTGACTGACCACGGTGATGGTACTTACACCTTTGCACCAAATGAAAACTTCAACGGCGATGTCAGCTTTAGCTTTGGTGTTTCTGACGGCACTGAGACCGTACCTGCCAATGTGGATGTGAGCGTCACTCCAGTGAACGATCCTCCGGTTGCGGGTTCAACGTCTTACACGGTTGATGAAGATAATGCGATTACGATTTCCGACGAGCAGCTTCTGGCTAACTCTTCGGATGTGGAAGGCGCGGTGTCCATCGATAGCGTGACCTATTCAGGCACCGATGGCGTATTCCAAGACAACGGTGACGGTACTTACACCTTCATGCCGAATGAGAACTTCAGTGGTGATATCAGCCTTGATGTGATTGTGGCGGATGAGCAAGGTGCGATTGACGAAACGACCGCAGGCATTACGGTCATTGAAGTGAATGATCCTCCAGTTGCCGGTCCAACGTCTTACACGGTTGACGAAGATTCAGTACTGACATTCAGTGAGTCACAAATTCTTGCCAACGCATCTGATATCGAGGGTGATGTAGAGCTTGTTGGCATCAGTTATGAAGGCTCGGATGGTATCTTTACCATCAATGGCGATGGTACTTGCAGCTTTGCACCAAACGAGAACTTCAATGGTCAAGTTCAGTTGGATGTGACCATTCAAGATGAAAATGGGGCAACCGTTGATACGCACATCAATGTCGACGTATTGCCAATCAACGATCCACCAGTATCGGGTGATTTGGCTTACACCATCAACGAAGACAGCTCAATCACGCTAAGCCAAGATCAGCTGCTTGCCAAAGCGGGCGATATTGATAGCGAGAATCTTGAAGCCATCAATCTATCGACAGATGACAACGCGACAATTCAATACAACGATGATGGCAGTTACACCATCACACCGGATGAAAACTACAACGGCGACCTAGATCTGACCTTCGATATCATTGATAACGATGGTGGCTCGGTACAAGTTGGTCTGGATATTACGGTTAATCCTGTGAATGACTTGCCACAAGCGCAAGATCAACAGTTCACGGTAGAAGAAGATGGCACCTTGCTGTTCACGGATGCAGACCTATTGGAAGGCGCATCGGATATTGATGGCGATGATCTGTCTATCGAAAACGTACTCTACACAGGTGCGGACGGTGTGCTTACCGATAATGGTGATGGCACTTATAGCTTCGCGCCGAATGAGAACTTCAACGGTGATGTTCAGTTCACATTCGATGTGTCTGACGGCACAGGTTCAACACCTGCATTCATTGATGTCAGCGTGACACCAGTGAACGATCCACCGGTGGCAGGTTCTACGTCTTACACGGTTCAAGAAGACGGTCAAATCACCATTAGTGACGAGCAGTTGTTAGCCAACTCTTCTGATGTGGAAGGCGATGTAGCCTTGGCGAATGTTAGCTACTCTGGTAACGACGGTAGCTTCGTGGACAATGGCGACGGCACATATACCTTCACGCCAAATGAGAACTTTGACGGTAACATTTCGCTCGACGTTACAGTTATCGACCAAGATGGTGCAACGGATACAACAACCGCAGGCATCGATGTTATCGCGGTGAACGACGCACCTGAAACATCAGGCATTCAAGCTGAAGTGGATGAAGATAATGCCATCACCATTACACAAGAACAGTTGCTTGCGAATGCGACAGATATTGAAGGTGATGACCTTGTTGCCAGCAATCTACAAACCAATGACCCAGATGCGACGATCGTAGCCAATGACGATGGTTCATTCACCATTACGCATACGGAAAACTTTAACGGAGAGTTGGACTTCACTTACAACATCAGCGATGGCGAAAATGATGTTCTGACCACGCTGGATCTGACCGTTAACCCTGTCAACGATGCGCCAGAAGCGGGCGACGAGATATTTATTCAAGCGGAAGAAGACCAAACCGTGGGTGTTTCTCTGCGTGAAGAGCCTGCGTTACGTCTCGACCAAGCCCCTGAAAACGGCATCATTGAAGCGAATCTAAATGACGAATGGGTACAGCTAGAAGTCGGGCAGGAGGTTCCTGCAGACACGGAAGTGCGCTTCATTCCAAACGATGATGCATTGGCGAACGGTACGCATACGAGTAAAATTGGTACCTTTGATGACAACGCTAGCCTCGATGATTGGGGTACAGCTGTTGACCCTTACACACGTGAGTTTGTTGATGGCGATTTGAAAGTTACTGTTCAAAGTAATGATGACCCACTCGGTGCGTGGAATGGTAAAACACACATCGGTCACGGTATTGGCGATACTGACCGCCAAGGCTTGAGCGGTGATGAAAAACTGACTGTGACCGTTGAAGGTCAAGACATCAACGAAATCAGCTTCCACCTAGATGGTCTAGGCGGCTGGTTTATGGAAGAGTCTCGCCACTTTACGGAAGTCGAAATTCGCGCATTCAACTCTGATGGTGACTTGATCGACTCGATGACTTATCACAAAGAAGATCGTGGTAGCTATGAGACGGATTACACCCTAACGGTGAACGAGCCTGTATCTTACTTCGAACTAGGTACGATTCAAGGTAACGGTACATACGTGGTTCAAAACATGACGGTTTCGCAAACTTGTCATGATGAAGCGGTGTTCACATCTATTGGCGTGGACGGCACGGAAATCACGGAAACGGTAGAACTGAATATCCGAGAAGGTGACAGTGAAATCGAACTGACGGCTGATCTGCCAAATGTGACCATTGATACCGAAGGTTCTACGCAGTTTGCCTCTGTGGTTATCACAGAAGAACAGCTTTTAGCACAAGCGAGTGATATCGATAGCGATGTTCTTGATATTCAAAACCTTGAGCTGGTGGGGGATAACGCGGAGCACGCTACGTTAACCGACAACGGCGATGGTACATGGACAGTCACACCAGATGAGAACTTCTACGGTGAGATTGAGCTTGGTTACCAAGTTACAGATGGTGAACTAACTGACGACAACATCATCAACATCAACTTCGAAGCAGTAAACGATGCGCCAATTGTTTCTGGTCCGATTGTGTTGTCGACTGATGAGGATGTGGGCATTACGTTTAGCGCGGACGATCTGCTTGCCAATGCAAGTGATGTGGAAGGCGATGCGCTGTCTATCTCTGATATCTCTTACAGCGGTGATAACGGTGAGCTTGTCGATAATGGCGACGGCACTTACACCTTTATGCCGAATGAAAACTTCAATGGTGAAGTCGATATCGATTACAAAGTCTTCGATGGCACCGATGAAGTCGATACTCATCTAGACCTGACCGTTATTCCGGTCAACGATGTGCCAGTTCCTGGAGCACCGCTGCATACTCAAATGCTAGAAAACGGCACCATCATCATCGAAGCAAAAGACCTGTTATCAGGTGCGACCGATGTGGATGGCGACATTCTTCATATCGAGAATCTACTGCTTGTTGACCAGTCACAAGGTACGTTGACAGACAACGGCGACAACACCTTTACCTTCGAGCCAACTTCGAACTTCTACGGTGAAGTGAACCTGACCTTCGACATCAGCGATGGTCAAGCAAGCGCACCAAGCACTGCGAAGATCGATGTTGAGATCGTCAACGAAGGTCCAGAGGTAAGCGGGCCTGTTGATGCGGTCGTCGATGAAGATGGCTCAATTACCATCACTCAAGAAGACTTGTTGGCGAACGCGACGGACGTGGATGGTGACAACCTTGAAGCGGTGAACCTGTCGACCAACGATCCTAATGCAACCATCGTTGAGAACGCTGATGGTAGCTTCACGATTACACCGAGCGAAAACTTCTTTGGTGAAATCGAATTTACTTATGACGTAACTGACGCGATTGAAACCGTCGCTGCGGATCTAAACCTCACCGTTAACCCAGTGAACGACCTGCCAGATGTACCTGATTTGTCCTTCACCACAGAAGACGGCGAAGCCATCACGATTACTGAAGCAGAGCTGCTGGCTCAAGCGACGGACATCGAAGGCGATGACTTATCTGTTGTGAACGTGACGAGCTTAAGCGATACGGTTCAAGTGACAGACAATGGCGATGGCACTTACACATTAACGCCAGAGCAGGGCTTCTTTGGTAATGTTGACCTCACGTTTGATGTGAGCGATGGCACCGATGTGGTGGCGGCAAACATCGACTTGAAAGTTGAGTTCGTCAACGACGCACCAGAAGCAGCGCCAATCGTGGCAGACGTGGACGAGGATGGCTCTATTCTCGTGACACAAGAAATGCTGCTTGAAAATGCCAGCGATCAAGATGGTGATGACCTATACGCAACGGCACTAGAAACCAATGATCCTAATGCCTCTATCGTGGATAACGGCGACGGCACCTTTACCGTTACGCCTTCACAGAACTTCAACGGAGACATCGAGTTTACTTATGAAGTGAGCGACGGTGAATTGAGTGTTGCCAATGAAATGACATTGACGGTGAACCCAGTCAATGACATTCCAATTGTTGCGCCTGGCATGTACCAAATTGAAGAGGATGGCAGCATCCTGTTCACGCAAGAAGATCTGCTAAGTGGTGCGATTGATATTGATGGTGATGACCTCACTGTTACGAGCATTAACTACTCGGGTGATGAAGGTACTGTAACGGACAACGGTGACGGTACATTTAGCTTCGTACCAGAAGAGCACTTCAGTGGTGACTTACAGTTCAGCTTTACGGTTTCTGACGGTACGGATGAAGTTGAGCAAGACATTAATGTCCATATCGAAGCCGTAGCAGATGCGCCAGACCTAGTCATCACTGATGGCGACGGTCGAAACGTGGATGACCAAGCGATCTTGGTTGAGCCAGGCGGTATTGTTGAAGTGAACATCGCCGCAGCATTGGTTGACCAAGACTTGTCAGAAACGCTGACTGTGACCGTTGATGGTGTTCCAGAAGGTTCGGTGATCAGCTACGACAACGAAGGGGTACTTAACGATCAAGACAACGGTATCACCAGTTTCAATGATACTGAAATCACGGTTACCTTTGAAGGTGAAACCGCGGGTTACCAAAACGCAGCTGGCTATTACAAAGTTGATGAAGACGGCAATATCACGGGCGTTGAAGTGGTGTACGAAAACGCCTCTCAAGTTGGCGGAGGCGGTGACCTCATTCCGGGACAAGATCAGTTCAGCTTCCAAATCTCGGAAGGGGAAAGCTTCAACCTATTCTTGATTCCTAACGGTCATAACTTCAATGACTTTGCGTCCATGCAAGATGGTCAGTATGAGTTCCGTGCGGCAGATGGCTCTCCTGCGAACATGGATACGGTCGACCCACAACTCGTGTTTGTGGGTGCTGATGGTTCTGAAACCGTGATTCAAAGCCAATTTGGTGATGCAGTCTTCCATGGCGGCACAAGCTCAGAGCTCAACCAAGATGGCATTGAACATACTCGAACTACTGTGAACGAAGACGGTGAACTGGTTTACGGCTTTGAAGATCTCTACGGTGGCGGCGATGCCGATTATAGTGACTTCAACTTCACCATTGATGTAGGTGAAGTGAACAGCCAGATCTACAGTGGTGAAGTAACAGTCGGTCCAGATGGTTCTGTAACGCTTCCAACCACAGCAATTGAACAAGAGCTACAGATTCAATTGCCAGAAGACTTTAACCAACAGCTAGAAATCAATGTAACGGCAACGGCGACAGAGCTATCAAATAATGATTCTGAAACCGTTTCTCAAACCATCTACGTCAATGCAACGGGTGCTCACATTGAACATACGCCTGAAGCATTGCCTGTTTCTGCTGTGGTTGAAGAAGATGGTTCAATCCTAATCACGCAAGAAGATTTGCTCGCTAATGCGCGTGACTTGGATGGAGACCAACTGACAGCACTGAACTTGGCAACGGATGATGAAAACATCACCATCACAGACAATGGTGACGGTACTTACACCTTAACGCCAGATGCGGACTTTAATGGTGACATCACCTTTACGTTCGATGTGTCTGACGGCGATGATGTTGTCTCAACCAACCTTGAGTTATTGGTGTCACCAGTTAACGATGCGCCTGAACCACAAGATCAAGCGTTCACCATTGGTGAAGATGGTGTGCTGACCTTTACTGATGCGGATCTCCTAACAGGCGCTACCGATATTGAAGGGGATGACTTATCTGTTGAGGGCGTCACTTACACAGGCGCAGACGGTGTTCTTACTGACAATGGCGATGGCACATATAGCTTCGCACCGAATGAGAACTTCAATGGCGACGTGAACTTCACTTTCGATGTTTCCGATGGCACGGATACCGTGACGGCGAATATCGACGTAAGCGTGACGCCGGAGAACGATCCACCGGTTGCAGGCAGCACGGCTTACACCGTTCATGAAGACAATTCGATTACCATTAGTAACGAACAGCTGTTGGCTAACTCGTCTGATATAGAAGGCGAAGTGGCGATTGATAGCGTGAGCTACAGCGGTAACGATGGCGTGCTGGAAATCAACGGTGATGGTACTTACACCTTCTCACCAAACGAGAACTTCAGCGGCGAGGTGAGCCTAGATGTTGTCGTAGTCGATGAAGAGGGTGCAACGGACTCTACCACTGCAGGCATTACTGTGATTGAGGTAAATGACCCACCAATCGCAGGTCCTACCACATACACTATCGATGAAGACCAAGTTCTAACCTTCAGTGAATCGCAAGTGCTACTGAATGCTTCCGATGTTGAAGGGGATGTCGAGCTAGTTGGCATCAGCTACGACGGTCCAGATGGTATCTTCTCAGTAAACGGTGATGGAACTTGTAGTTTTGCACCGAATGAAAACTTCAACGGTCAAGTACAGTTGGATGTGACCATTCGCGATGAAGATGGCGCAGAGGTTGATACTTACATCACAGTCGATGTCTTACCAATCAATGATGCACCTGTATCTGGTAACTTGGCGTACAGCGTTGACGAAGACAACTCAATCACGTTGAGCCAAGAGCAGCTTCTTGCTCAAGCATCGGATGTAGAAGGTGATGCGCTGACTGCGTCTAACCTAGTGGTTGACGGTGATGCAACGGTTACGGCAAACGACGATGGTAGCTTCACTATCACGCCAGATGCGAACTTCAATGGCGACATTGATATCACGTTCGACATCAATGATGGCAGCGACACTATTGTTGCAACGGCGGACCTAACGGTTAACCCAGTTAATGACTTGCCGCAGCCAGAAGATCAAGCGTTCACCATTGGTGAAGATGGTGTGTTGACCTTCACTGATCAAGACCTGCTGGATGGTGCAACGGACATCGATGGCGATGACCTATCGGTAGAAGGTGTCACTTACACAGGCGCAGATGGTGTCCTAACTGACAATGGAGATGGTACCTATAGCTTCGCACCGAATGAGAACTTCAATGGCGACGTGAACTTTACCTTCGATGTTTCCGATGGCACGGACACCGTGACCGCGAATATTGATGTGAGTGTGACGCCAGAGAACGATCCACCGGTGGCAGGCAGCACCTCTTACACTGTGCATGAAGATAACTCGATCACCATCAGTGATGAACAGCTACTAGCGAACTCATCGGATATTGAAGGTGATGTATCGATTGATAGCGTTAGCTACAGCGGCACAGATGGTGTGTTCCAAGACAATGGTGACGGTACGTACACCTTCTCGCCAAACGAGAACTTCAATGGTGAAGTGAGTCTAGATGTTGTCGTGGTCGATGAAGACGGTGCGACGGATTCAACTACCGCAGGTATTACAGTACTTGAGGTGAACGATCCACCAATCGCAGGCGCGACCAGCTACTCAGTGAACGAAGACGAAGTCATCACCATTAGCTCTGAGCAGTTATTGGCGAACGCTTCTGACGTTGAAGGTGAAGTTGCGATTGATAGCGTAAGCTACAACGGCTCTGACGGTATCTTTACTGATAACGGTGACGGCACATTCAGCTTCGCACCAAACGCCAACTTTGATGGCGATGTTAGCCTAGATGTTGTGGTTGTTGATGAAGACGGTGCAACTGCGGCAACTAACGCAAACATCGATGTATTGCCAATCAACGATGCGCCAGTATCGGGCAACTTGGCTTACAGTGTCGATGAAGACAATTCAATTACGCTAAGCCAAGAGCAGCTTCTTGCTCAAGCATCGGATGTAGAAGGCGACGCGCTAACCGCATCTAACCTAGTGGTTGACGGTGATGCAACGGTTACGGCAAACGATGATGGCAGCTTTACCATTACGCCTGATGCGAACTTCAATGGTGACATTGATATCACGTTCGACATCAATGATGGCAGCGACACTATTGTTGCAACGGCTGACCTAACGGTTAATCCAGTTAACGACTTACCACAGCCAGAAGATCAAGCGTTCACCATTGGTGAAGATGGCGTCTTGCTGTTCACTGATGAAGATCTGCTTGATGGTGCAACGGATATCGATGGCGATAATCTATCGGTTGAAGGTGTCACTTACACAGGTGCAGATGGTGTCCTAACCGACAATGGTGACGGCACTTACAGCTTCGCGCCAAACGAAAACTTCAATGGCGACGTGAACTTTACCTTCGATGTTTCCGATGGCACGGATACCGTGACGGCGAATATCGACGTAAGCGTGACGCCAGAGAACGATCCTCCGGTTGCAGGCAGCACGTCTTACACCGTGCATGAAGACAATTCGATCACCATCAGTAACGAGCAGTTATTGGCTAACTCGTCTGACGTCGAAGGCGAAGTCGCGATTGATAGTGTCAGCTACAGTGGCGCAGATGGCGTGTTCCAAGACAATGGTGACGGCACTTACACCTTCTCGCCAAACGAGAACTTCAATGGTGAAGTGAGCCTTGACGTTGTGGTTGTCGATGAAGACGGTGCGACGGATTCAACCACCGCAGGTATTACGGTACTTGAGGTGAACGATCCACCAATCGCAGGCGCGACCAGCTACTCAGTGAACGAAGATGAAGTCATCACCATTAGCTCTGAGCAGCTATTGGCGAACTGCTTCTGA